The Candidatus Leptovillus gracilis genome window below encodes:
- a CDS encoding VWA domain-containing protein, protein MATPQPSQWSQVLLSRPKRSCRRISIGCLLLFVLLFGGLCALFSLWLTPAEASSPDNFPPRPLHVWLLIDNSNSMYEMGGVGSDPDLLRLDAARLFLTYLGVDEPALIHQAGVIFFGSEAHVAVPLSRLTNDAQRAALLTEIVTPTRLGWTDHLTALQLAQAEIERAEGDGRSVIVLLTDGKPELSGSPLPVDAADYRDALQAQSDQFRQAGVPLFLILLANEATDNDRTIAGVWQPLWQSMSQATPPGRFFTARSAADLPDIYHRIVVALTGRESEGVVLSTTVSDMVVETLSVPSGLVQLTLVISKSDPAQKVTIETATGETLTPDSPLVRRAGQSQETPEEVWVVDQPVAGNWTVRIEGAGQVTIWQDYKSGSVTAVPATALPTALSTTPTPAISLALPTAGEPTGTPARPPATTLATPSPTPSVTAATTQTAVLTSPVLTPTVVPQTDSPSARRWPLWLLGASLLLAGLAGGLFGLYRMRQPRLSGSLRVLAENGRLPKLVELDTRRQTAVTIGKPPADIPLPGSVWQATIRPGLSVNGAPQMILEGPGELTVNDVPLSRPTPLFDMATIDLGGGVRIRYEDLRLRRTARQNGWSASQKRAI, encoded by the coding sequence ATGGCTACACCACAACCTTCTCAATGGTCGCAAGTTCTCTTGTCTCGCCCCAAACGAAGCTGCCGACGCATCAGCATTGGCTGTTTACTGCTTTTTGTACTGCTGTTTGGTGGCCTGTGCGCTTTGTTTTCTCTGTGGCTCACCCCGGCTGAGGCGAGTTCGCCAGATAATTTTCCACCACGGCCGTTACACGTCTGGCTCCTGATAGACAACAGCAACTCTATGTATGAGATGGGGGGTGTCGGCTCAGACCCCGACCTCCTCCGTCTGGACGCTGCCCGACTTTTTCTGACCTATCTAGGCGTGGATGAGCCGGCCCTGATTCACCAGGCTGGCGTCATTTTCTTCGGCAGCGAAGCGCATGTCGCCGTCCCCCTCAGCCGCCTCACCAACGATGCGCAGCGCGCTGCGCTGCTGACCGAAATTGTCACGCCTACTCGACTTGGCTGGACAGACCATCTGACCGCCTTGCAGTTGGCCCAGGCAGAAATCGAGAGGGCAGAGGGCGATGGCCGTTCAGTCATCGTTTTACTGACAGATGGCAAACCAGAGTTATCCGGCTCCCCGTTGCCAGTGGATGCAGCCGACTACCGGGACGCGCTCCAGGCGCAAAGTGACCAGTTCCGACAGGCTGGCGTACCCCTCTTCCTGATTCTCCTGGCCAATGAGGCTACCGACAACGACCGAACAATCGCCGGTGTGTGGCAACCATTGTGGCAAAGCATGAGTCAGGCGACGCCGCCCGGCCGTTTTTTCACCGCCCGGTCGGCAGCCGATTTGCCCGACATCTATCACCGCATTGTGGTGGCGCTCACCGGGCGGGAGAGCGAGGGGGTCGTGCTGTCCACAACTGTGAGTGACATGGTGGTGGAAACACTCTCCGTCCCCTCTGGCCTGGTACAACTCACCCTGGTTATCAGCAAAAGCGATCCAGCGCAAAAAGTCACCATTGAGACAGCCACCGGCGAGACCCTGACACCGGATTCCCCATTGGTGCGCCGCGCCGGGCAAAGCCAGGAAACGCCCGAAGAGGTCTGGGTAGTTGACCAGCCGGTCGCCGGTAATTGGACGGTGCGCATCGAAGGGGCGGGGCAAGTCACCATTTGGCAGGATTACAAAAGTGGATCGGTGACGGCCGTTCCTGCGACTGCGCTGCCCACCGCGTTGTCTACAACGCCAACGCCGGCCATCTCCCTGGCGCTGCCTACCGCCGGGGAGCCAACGGGCACACCGGCCAGACCGCCAGCGACTACGCTGGCCACACCCAGCCCGACCCCTTCTGTTACCGCAGCGACGACGCAAACGGCCGTCCTGACCAGCCCTGTCCTGACGCCGACGGTCGTTCCTCAGACAGACAGCCCATCAGCGCGGCGTTGGCCCCTCTGGCTGTTGGGTGCGAGCCTGCTGCTGGCTGGTCTGGCTGGCGGCCTGTTTGGGCTGTATCGGATGCGCCAACCGCGCCTCTCCGGCAGCCTGCGCGTCCTGGCCGAGAACGGCCGTTTGCCCAAACTGGTAGAACTGGACACCCGCCGCCAAACGGCCGTGACCATCGGTAAACCTCCGGCTGACATTCCGCTGCCCGGCAGCGTCTGGCAGGCCACTATCCGGCCCGGCCTGAGCGTGAATGGCGCGCCTCAGATGATACTAGAGGGTCCGGGCGAGTTGACCGTCAACGACGTGCCACTGTCCCGGCCAACTCCGCTGTTCGACATGGCCACTATTGACCTGGGCGGCGGGGTGAGAATTCGTTACGAAGACCTGCGCCTGCGCCGGACGGCCCGGCAAAACGGTTGGTCAGCCAGCCAGAAGCGGGCGATTTAA